CTTAACGATTTCCGCCGCAGTCTCTCCACGATTGCTTAATCGGCTTCTGTTACACACGCCGCCCGGTGGGGAATAGCCTCGCCGGGCGGTCTGTCTTTGAGGCGCCGCGCCAACCCAGTTTGCAACTCTTCTTAAGAGACCTGTCACCATCCTCGGAGCGGCCCTTGCGCTCCGGGGCAACCGAAAATAGATCGTCGAAGCAGGGCGACCCGCTAAGCTAGCCCTTGCGATTCGCGTCAAAGCGCCTCAATGCGCGTCCTGGAGCCGTTATGAAAGATCCGGTCGAAACCTACATGAACCTCGTGCCGATGGTGGTCGAACAGACCAACCGCGGCGAACGGGCCTACGACATTTTCTCCCGGCTCCTGAAGGAACGGATCATTTTCATTACGGGACCGATCGAGGACGGCATGTCGACCCTGATCGTCGCCCAGCTTCTGTTCCTTGAGGCCGAGAACCCGAAGAAAGAGATTTCGATGTACATCAACTCGCCGGGCGGGGTGGTGACGTCGGGCATGGCGATCTACGACACCATGCAGTTCATCCGACCGGCGGTGTCGACCCTGTGCATCGGCCAGGCCGCGTCGATGGGGTCGCTGCTGCTCGCCGCCGGCGAGAAGGACATGCGTTTTGCCCTTCCGAACGCCCGCATCATGGTGCATCAGCCGTCCGGCGGCTTCCAGGGCCAGGCGACCGATATCATGCTGCACGCTCAGGAGATTTTGAACCTGAAGAAGCGGCTCAACGAGATTTACGTGCACCATACCGGCCAGTCGCTGAAGAAGATCGAGGACGCGCTGGAGCGCGACTACTTCCTCACCGCGGAAGCGGCGCGCGACTTCGGTATCGTGGACAAGGTCATCGAAAAGCGGCCGCAGGACGTGGCCGTGAAGCCCGCTTGACCCGGGCCTGGATTGTTTCGGGTGGCGAAAGTTCCCCGCGACAAGATGCGCGACCGGGCCTTCGGCGGCCCGCAGACAGCGGTAATTTCGGCCCGTTTTGTGGACAAAAACGGCCATTGTTATCGTTAATACATTCTTGATCATCCTGCCCGTAGCATGCTTCGCTCGGGGTGTGGGAGTGTAGTCGGGAGCGGCCTCCCGAAATGAGCGGGTTGCCGGGCCTTAATTTCCGGCGCGGAATTTGCTTCGGTAGTAGGGCAGACGATTGATCTGCCTCACGGCGGGGGCGGCGCCAGTGAACGATACGAGACCAGGCTGCTTTTAAAGATCGGGCTGTCTTAGGTCGCGTATACGGAAGAGTGATACGGAGAACGGAATGAGCAAAGTCGGCGGCACCGATTCGAAGAACACCCTGTATTGCTCGTTCTGCGGCAAGAGCCAGCACGAAGTCAGGAAACTGATTGCCGGCCCAACCGTGTTCATCTGCGATGAATGCGTCGAACTTTGCATGGACATCATCCGTGAGGAGAACAAGTCCTCGCTGGTGAAGTCGCGCGACGGCATCCCGACGCCGAAGGAAATCTGCAAGGTCCTCGACGATTACGTGATCGGCCAGTTCCACGCCAAACGCGTGCTGTCGGTCGCCGTGCACAATCACTACAAGCGCCTCAATCACCAGACCAAGCACCAGGACGTCGAACTCGCGAAGTCGAACATCCTGCTGATCGGTCCGACCGGCTCGGGCAAGACGCTGCTGGCTCAGACTTTGGCGCGCATCCTCGACGTGCCGTTCACAATGGCGGACGCGACGACGTTGACCGAAGCCGGC
The Pseudolabrys sp. FHR47 genome window above contains:
- the clpP gene encoding ATP-dependent Clp endopeptidase proteolytic subunit ClpP, whose translation is MKDPVETYMNLVPMVVEQTNRGERAYDIFSRLLKERIIFITGPIEDGMSTLIVAQLLFLEAENPKKEISMYINSPGGVVTSGMAIYDTMQFIRPAVSTLCIGQAASMGSLLLAAGEKDMRFALPNARIMVHQPSGGFQGQATDIMLHAQEILNLKKRLNEIYVHHTGQSLKKIEDALERDYFLTAEAARDFGIVDKVIEKRPQDVAVKPA